From Elusimicrobiota bacterium, one genomic window encodes:
- a CDS encoding DNA-binding protein — protein MTIIALLFSWGLTSASAQVNISPAQAKDYVGKKVTVCGTVASASFQEKGKKAPTFLNLDVAYPKQIFTVVIWGADRKKFGKPEADYLKKKVCATGTVETFKEKPQIVVSEPAQITVAQEKKEAPAATPSAAPKKAP, from the coding sequence ATGACGATCATCGCACTGCTGTTCAGCTGGGGCCTGACGAGCGCGTCGGCCCAGGTCAACATCTCTCCCGCCCAGGCCAAGGACTATGTCGGCAAGAAGGTCACGGTCTGCGGGACCGTGGCCAGCGCCTCGTTCCAGGAGAAAGGAAAAAAGGCGCCGACCTTCCTCAACCTCGACGTCGCCTATCCCAAACAGATCTTCACGGTCGTGATCTGGGGCGCGGACCGCAAGAAGTTCGGCAAGCCCGAGGCCGACTATCTCAAGAAGAAAGTCTGCGCGACCGGCACGGTCGAGACCTTCAAGGAGAAACCGCAGATCGTGGTCAGCGAGCCGGCCCAGATCACCGTGGCCCAGGAGAAGAAGGAGGCGCCTGCGGCGACGCCCTCGGCGGCCCCCAAGAAGGCGCCGTGA